One part of the Hippoglossus hippoglossus isolate fHipHip1 chromosome 11, fHipHip1.pri, whole genome shotgun sequence genome encodes these proteins:
- the LOC117770853 gene encoding polypeptide N-acetylgalactosaminyltransferase 15-like: protein MQLHSSQSRMRLCRATARRRMLCLWLLLLGFALVTLTLSDLLNRDKSPSHPNPGPPRRPLQRSPSPPDLEVIVDSRDPALELGVDLSPLKSFQEDQLLFVPMPSTQGTGSAPQKKGSYKVLLPGAYKDNIAPAPPTHGELGQAVRLPLEGVERETEVAAVMKYGFNEVASERISLHRGLPESRHPGCLGEQYSESLPSASVVICFHDEAWSTLLRTVHSVLNTAPKQHLHEVLLVDDLSQQGHLKTVLSEYLSHLDGVRLIRSTRRLGVGGCRTLGAARAAAEVLVFMDSHCECQKGWLEPLLERVAQDRSRVVSPIMDVIDWQTLQYNATRWPVRGVFDWKLDFFWESNLPLPDKDPDSAVQPLRTPALGGGVVAIDRHFFQKIGAYDPGMLLWGAEQIELSIRVWSCGGSMEVVPCSRVAHLMHHHLPYRFPDQELLQRNKIRIADTWMDTYRKIFYRRDTLAHFIRQSESPNITERLRLKRSLGCRNFHWYLTTVYPQLYVPQDRPALSGELYNVGTGSCADYPRGQGAQGGPMKTAPCSGTGSQHCDLNSEGEVRWGPMGALCLDSDGERVVLSPCPTHRPTSSRLQWKFMKLNGQLIHQQSQLCLEAVKQVEPPQSRPREVNTHISTGGLLLRPCTHHPKQQWHFEQLVAPKGE from the exons ATGCAGCTCCACTCCTCACAGAGCCG CATGAGGCTGTGCAGAGCTACTGCCCGGAGGAGGATGCTCTGCctctggctgctgctcctcGGTTTCGCCCTGGTCACCCTGACGCTGTCGGACCTGTTGAACCGCGACAAAAGCCCCAGCCATCCGAATCCCGGACCTCCTCGTCGCCCCCTGCAGCGGTCCCCGAGTCCACCGGACCTGGAAGTCATCGTGGACTCCCGGGACCCTGCCCTGGAGCTCGGCGTCGACCTCTCCCCGCTAAAATCTTTCCAAGAAGACCAGCTTTTATTCGTGCCAATGCCATCCACGCAAGGCACCGGGAGCGCGCCGCAGAAGAAGGGCAGCTACAAGGTGCTGCTGCCCGGAGCGTATAAGGACAACATCGCTCCTGCGCCTCCGACGCACGGTGAACTGGGCCAAGCGGTGCGGCTGCCCCTGGAGGGTGtggagagggagacggaggtgGCCGCCGTGATGAAGTACGGATTCAACGAGGTGGCCAGCGAGAGGATTTCACTGCATCGCGGGCTGCCCGAGTCGCGCCATCCTGG GTGTCTGGGGGAACAGTACAGCGAGTCTCTGCCGTCCGCGAGTGTTGTTATATGTTTCCACGACGAAGCCTGGTCCACGCTCCTGCGCACCGTGCACAGCGTCCTCAACACTGCGCCCAAACAGCACCTGCACGAGGTTCTGCTGGTGGACGACCTGAGCCAGCAAG GTCACCTGAAGACTGTGCTGAGTGAGTACCTGTCACATCTGGATGGGGTACGTTTGATTCGCAGCACCAGGCGCCTGGGCGTCGGTGGGTGCCGCACCCTGGGTGCTGCCAGGGCCGCAGCAGAGGTCCTGGTGTTCATGGACTCCCACTGTGAGTGCCAGAAAGGCTGGCTGGAGCCACTCCTGGAGAGAGTGGCCCAGGACAG GTCCAGAGTGGTGTCCCCCATCATGGATGTGATAGACTGGCAGACCCTTCAGTACAACGCCACCCGGTGGCCGGTTAGGGGGGTGTTTGACTGGAAACTTGACTTCTTCTGGGAATCAAACCTTCCGCTGCCAGACAAGGACCCAGACTCGGCTGTGCAACCTTTACG GACTCCAGCGTTGGGAGGAGGCGTTGTGGCTATCGACAGACATTTCTTCCAAAAGATAGGAGCCTACGACCCGGGGATGCTGCTGTGGGGAGCGGAGCAAATTGAGCTGTCAATCAGG GTGTGGTCATGCGGGGGCTCCATGGAGGTGGTCCCCTGTTCACGTGTGGCCCACCTCATGCACCACCACCTGCCGTACCGCTTCCCAGACCAGGAGCTGCTCCAGAGGAACAAGATCCGCATCGCAGACACATGGATGGACACGTACAGGAAGATTTTCTACAGGAGGGACACGCTGGCTCATTTCAtcaggcag TCTGAGAGCCCCAACATCACCGAGCGTCTGCGGCTGAAGAGGAGTCTCGGCTGCAGGAACTTCCACTGGTACCTGACGACAGTTTATCCACAGCTGTACGTCCCACAGGACAGGCCTGCACTGTCAGgcgag CTGTATAACGTCGGCACTGGCAGCTGTGCAGACTACCCTCGAGGGCAGGGGGCACAAGGTGGGCCCATGAAAACGGCACCGTGCAGTGGGACGGGCAGCCAG CACTGTGACCTAAACTCTGAGGGTGAAGTGCGGTGGGGTCCGATGGGGGCTCTGTGCCTGGACTCAGACGGGGAGAGGGTGGTTCTCTCTCCCTGCCCCACCCACAGGCCGACCAGCAGCAGACTCCAGTGGAAGTTCATGAAG CTCAACGGCCAACTCATCCACCAGCAGTCTCAGTTGTGCCTGGAGGCTGTAAAACAAGTAGAACCCCCGCAGAGCAGGCCCAGGGAGGTCAACACCCACATCAGCACAGGGGGTCTCCTCCTGCGCCCCTGCACCCATCACCCCAAACAACAGTGGCACTTTGAGCAACTGGTGGCACCTAAAGGTGAATGA
- the gpnmb gene encoding protein QNR-71 isoform X4, translating to MEVLPFVFLLAGACFVYQADGRRTFSDMFPHKHDVAGKFPFPIPPIPGWDPDTSPWNDYLYPPLNPKPKGLMHGGAKPKVRLTSDSPALNGSSVSFTAKLEYPPCQKEDANGDLVWDDHCGDANGQVRSGYVYNWTSWMDDYGFGKCTDKTKCNVFPDGKPFPQSNDWRHKGYVYVWHTMGQYYETCDGSSSSVTINTTDIPLGAEVMEVMVYRKRERRKYSPLTTDNTVFYVTDKIPVAVEISQKAAVNESKNVFFRGEDVLFKVQLHDPSGYLKTAEVIDYIWDFRDGNQLVTHREVTAHSYSMLGNMSVKLVVEAAFPAECPPAAATSTPGRPVSTRPTEAPTTPGSTHAATVKMETTQAPRSTSRPLPSSAAPTSTGLSSTEPLPPTAASTTLEFNPTTLAWRSTRRLNGNQCYRYAYGVFIGNITVVEPKHALNSQMSNTIVDVVAARVTKTDISFLVKCLGIIPTSACTIVSDPTCTRVRSIMCDDVPPSSECEVHLRRTFPEPGTYCVNITLEDSSSLALASTIVTINKSQDPHASKTNRTAEVVLSSSAVLVAVFALIAYIVYKRHKVYRPIHRSLVEDASGHAGVGGHMVRLRETLFPPSEESRHLLTERRPL from the exons atggaagTCCTGccgtttgtttttctcctggcTGGTGCCTGCTTTGTTTACCAGGCTGATGGACGCAGAA cgTTCAGCGACATGTTCCCCCACAAGCATGATGTAGCCGGAAAGTTTCCTTTTCCAATTCCACCAATCCCTGGCTGGGATCCTGACACCAGCCCATGGAACGATTACCTCTACCCACCACTGAACCCGAAGCCAAAGGGGCTCATGCACGGAGGAG ccaaacccAAGGTTCGTCTGACCAGCGACAGTCCAGCTCTAAACGGCTCTAGCGTCTCCTTCACTGCCAAGCTGGAGTATCCTCCGTGCCAGAAGGAAGACGCCAACGGGGACCTTGTGTGGGATGATCACTGCGGGGACG CTAATGGACAGGTTCGCTCTGGCTATGTGTACAACTGGACGTCCTGGATGGATGACTACGGCTTTGGAAAGTGTACCGACAAGACGAAATGCAACGTGTTCCCCGACGGGAAGCCCTTCCCTCAGAGCAACGACTGGAGACACAAGGGCTACGTCTACGTTTGGCACACAATGG GCCAATACTATGAGACGTGCGATGGCTCATCCTCCAGCGTGACCATCAACACCACCGACATCCCACTGGGGGCAGAGGTCATGGAGGTCATGGTGTACAGGAAACGTGAGCGCAGGAAGTACAGTCCCCTCACCACTGACAACACCGTCTTCTACGTCACAG ACAAGATCCCTGTGGCGGTCGAGATCTCCCAGAAGGCTGCGGTCAACGAGTCCAAGAACGTTTTCTTCCGCGGAGAAGACGTGCTCTTCAAGGTCCAGCTTCATGACCCCAGCGGCTACCTCAAAACCGCTGAGGTCATCGACTACATCTGGGACTTCAGGGATGGCAATCAGCTGGTGACACACCGTGAAGTGACCGCGCACAGCTACAGCATGCTGGGGAACATGAGCGTGAAGCTGGTGGTGGAGGCGGCGTTCCCTGCGGAGTGTCCGCCGGCTGCTGCCACCTCGACCCCGGGGAGACCCGTGTCCACACGTCCTACAG AGGCTCCCACAACTCCAGGCAGTACTCATGCCGCTACTGTCAAGATGGAGACCACACAGG caCCACGCAGCACCAGCCGACCCTTGCCCTCCTCCGCTGCCCCCACCTCAACAGGGTTGTCCTCCACGGAGCCCCTCCCCCCGACTGCTGCCAGCACCACCCTGGAGTTCAACCCCACCACCCTGGCCTGGCGCAGCACCCGCCGCCTCAACGGCAACCAGTGTTACCGCTACGCCTACGGAGTCTTCATTGGTAACATCACCGTCGTTG AGCCCAAACACGCACTGAACAGCCAAATGAGTAATACCATCGTGGACGTGGTGGCTGCCAGAGTGACCAAAACTGACATCAGCTTCCTGGTGAAATGTCTGGGCAT CATCCCCACCTCGGCCTGCACCATCGTGTCAGACCCCACCTGCACTCGGGTGCGTAGCATCATGTGCGACGACGTGCCGCCATCGTCGGAGTGCGAGGTGCACCTGAGGCGAACGTTCCCGGAACCCGGCACCTACTGTGTCAACATCACCTTGGAGGACTCCAGCAGCCTGGCCCTCGCCAGCACCATCGTCACCATCAACAAGTCCCAGGATCCACATG CGTCCAAGACTAATCGCACTGCAGAGGTGGTGCTCTCATCGAGCGCTGTGCTGGTGGCTGTCTTTGCTCTCATTGCATATATAGTCTACAA GCGTCACAAGGTGTACCGACCCATTCATAGGTCACTGGTGGAAGACGCCAGCGGCCATGCTGGGGTCGGAGGTCACATGGTTCGCCTGAGGGAGACATTGTTCCCCCCCAGTGAGGAGAGCCGTCACCTGCTGACAGAGAGACGCCCTCTGTAG
- the gpnmb gene encoding protein QNR-71 isoform X1 → MEVLPFVFLLAGACFVYQADGRRTFSDMFPHKHDVAGKFPFPIPPIPGWDPDTSPWNDYLYPPLNPKPKGLMHGGGEKAKPKVRLTSDSPALNGSSVSFTAKLEYPPCQKEDANGDLVWDDHCGDGTELEASANGQVRSGYVYNWTSWMDDYGFGKCTDKTKCNVFPDGKPFPQSNDWRHKGYVYVWHTMGQYYETCDGSSSSVTINTTDIPLGAEVMEVMVYRKRERRKYSPLTTDNTVFYVTDKIPVAVEISQKAAVNESKNVFFRGEDVLFKVQLHDPSGYLKTAEVIDYIWDFRDGNQLVTHREVTAHSYSMLGNMSVKLVVEAAFPAECPPAAATSTPGRPVSTRPTEAPTTPGSTHAATVKMETTQAPRSTSRPLPSSAAPTSTGLSSTEPLPPTAASTTLEFNPTTLAWRSTRRLNGNQCYRYAYGVFIGNITVVEPKHALNSQMSNTIVDVVAARVTKTDISFLVKCLGIIPTSACTIVSDPTCTRVRSIMCDDVPPSSECEVHLRRTFPEPGTYCVNITLEDSSSLALASTIVTINKSQDPHASKTNRTAEVVLSSSAVLVAVFALIAYIVYKRHKVYRPIHRSLVEDASGHAGVGGHMVRLRETLFPPSEESRHLLTERRPL, encoded by the exons atggaagTCCTGccgtttgtttttctcctggcTGGTGCCTGCTTTGTTTACCAGGCTGATGGACGCAGAA cgTTCAGCGACATGTTCCCCCACAAGCATGATGTAGCCGGAAAGTTTCCTTTTCCAATTCCACCAATCCCTGGCTGGGATCCTGACACCAGCCCATGGAACGATTACCTCTACCCACCACTGAACCCGAAGCCAAAGGGGCTCATGCACGGAGGAGGTGAGAAAG ccaaacccAAGGTTCGTCTGACCAGCGACAGTCCAGCTCTAAACGGCTCTAGCGTCTCCTTCACTGCCAAGCTGGAGTATCCTCCGTGCCAGAAGGAAGACGCCAACGGGGACCTTGTGTGGGATGATCACTGCGGGGACGGTACGGAGCTGGAGGCCTCAG CTAATGGACAGGTTCGCTCTGGCTATGTGTACAACTGGACGTCCTGGATGGATGACTACGGCTTTGGAAAGTGTACCGACAAGACGAAATGCAACGTGTTCCCCGACGGGAAGCCCTTCCCTCAGAGCAACGACTGGAGACACAAGGGCTACGTCTACGTTTGGCACACAATGG GCCAATACTATGAGACGTGCGATGGCTCATCCTCCAGCGTGACCATCAACACCACCGACATCCCACTGGGGGCAGAGGTCATGGAGGTCATGGTGTACAGGAAACGTGAGCGCAGGAAGTACAGTCCCCTCACCACTGACAACACCGTCTTCTACGTCACAG ACAAGATCCCTGTGGCGGTCGAGATCTCCCAGAAGGCTGCGGTCAACGAGTCCAAGAACGTTTTCTTCCGCGGAGAAGACGTGCTCTTCAAGGTCCAGCTTCATGACCCCAGCGGCTACCTCAAAACCGCTGAGGTCATCGACTACATCTGGGACTTCAGGGATGGCAATCAGCTGGTGACACACCGTGAAGTGACCGCGCACAGCTACAGCATGCTGGGGAACATGAGCGTGAAGCTGGTGGTGGAGGCGGCGTTCCCTGCGGAGTGTCCGCCGGCTGCTGCCACCTCGACCCCGGGGAGACCCGTGTCCACACGTCCTACAG AGGCTCCCACAACTCCAGGCAGTACTCATGCCGCTACTGTCAAGATGGAGACCACACAGG caCCACGCAGCACCAGCCGACCCTTGCCCTCCTCCGCTGCCCCCACCTCAACAGGGTTGTCCTCCACGGAGCCCCTCCCCCCGACTGCTGCCAGCACCACCCTGGAGTTCAACCCCACCACCCTGGCCTGGCGCAGCACCCGCCGCCTCAACGGCAACCAGTGTTACCGCTACGCCTACGGAGTCTTCATTGGTAACATCACCGTCGTTG AGCCCAAACACGCACTGAACAGCCAAATGAGTAATACCATCGTGGACGTGGTGGCTGCCAGAGTGACCAAAACTGACATCAGCTTCCTGGTGAAATGTCTGGGCAT CATCCCCACCTCGGCCTGCACCATCGTGTCAGACCCCACCTGCACTCGGGTGCGTAGCATCATGTGCGACGACGTGCCGCCATCGTCGGAGTGCGAGGTGCACCTGAGGCGAACGTTCCCGGAACCCGGCACCTACTGTGTCAACATCACCTTGGAGGACTCCAGCAGCCTGGCCCTCGCCAGCACCATCGTCACCATCAACAAGTCCCAGGATCCACATG CGTCCAAGACTAATCGCACTGCAGAGGTGGTGCTCTCATCGAGCGCTGTGCTGGTGGCTGTCTTTGCTCTCATTGCATATATAGTCTACAA GCGTCACAAGGTGTACCGACCCATTCATAGGTCACTGGTGGAAGACGCCAGCGGCCATGCTGGGGTCGGAGGTCACATGGTTCGCCTGAGGGAGACATTGTTCCCCCCCAGTGAGGAGAGCCGTCACCTGCTGACAGAGAGACGCCCTCTGTAG
- the gpnmb gene encoding protein QNR-71 isoform X3 — MEVLPFVFLLAGACFVYQADGRRTFSDMFPHKHDVAGKFPFPIPPIPGWDPDTSPWNDYLYPPLNPKPKGLMHGGGEKAKPKVRLTSDSPALNGSSVSFTAKLEYPPCQKEDANGDLVWDDHCGDANGQVRSGYVYNWTSWMDDYGFGKCTDKTKCNVFPDGKPFPQSNDWRHKGYVYVWHTMGQYYETCDGSSSSVTINTTDIPLGAEVMEVMVYRKRERRKYSPLTTDNTVFYVTDKIPVAVEISQKAAVNESKNVFFRGEDVLFKVQLHDPSGYLKTAEVIDYIWDFRDGNQLVTHREVTAHSYSMLGNMSVKLVVEAAFPAECPPAAATSTPGRPVSTRPTEAPTTPGSTHAATVKMETTQAPRSTSRPLPSSAAPTSTGLSSTEPLPPTAASTTLEFNPTTLAWRSTRRLNGNQCYRYAYGVFIGNITVVEPKHALNSQMSNTIVDVVAARVTKTDISFLVKCLGIIPTSACTIVSDPTCTRVRSIMCDDVPPSSECEVHLRRTFPEPGTYCVNITLEDSSSLALASTIVTINKSQDPHASKTNRTAEVVLSSSAVLVAVFALIAYIVYKRHKVYRPIHRSLVEDASGHAGVGGHMVRLRETLFPPSEESRHLLTERRPL; from the exons atggaagTCCTGccgtttgtttttctcctggcTGGTGCCTGCTTTGTTTACCAGGCTGATGGACGCAGAA cgTTCAGCGACATGTTCCCCCACAAGCATGATGTAGCCGGAAAGTTTCCTTTTCCAATTCCACCAATCCCTGGCTGGGATCCTGACACCAGCCCATGGAACGATTACCTCTACCCACCACTGAACCCGAAGCCAAAGGGGCTCATGCACGGAGGAGGTGAGAAAG ccaaacccAAGGTTCGTCTGACCAGCGACAGTCCAGCTCTAAACGGCTCTAGCGTCTCCTTCACTGCCAAGCTGGAGTATCCTCCGTGCCAGAAGGAAGACGCCAACGGGGACCTTGTGTGGGATGATCACTGCGGGGACG CTAATGGACAGGTTCGCTCTGGCTATGTGTACAACTGGACGTCCTGGATGGATGACTACGGCTTTGGAAAGTGTACCGACAAGACGAAATGCAACGTGTTCCCCGACGGGAAGCCCTTCCCTCAGAGCAACGACTGGAGACACAAGGGCTACGTCTACGTTTGGCACACAATGG GCCAATACTATGAGACGTGCGATGGCTCATCCTCCAGCGTGACCATCAACACCACCGACATCCCACTGGGGGCAGAGGTCATGGAGGTCATGGTGTACAGGAAACGTGAGCGCAGGAAGTACAGTCCCCTCACCACTGACAACACCGTCTTCTACGTCACAG ACAAGATCCCTGTGGCGGTCGAGATCTCCCAGAAGGCTGCGGTCAACGAGTCCAAGAACGTTTTCTTCCGCGGAGAAGACGTGCTCTTCAAGGTCCAGCTTCATGACCCCAGCGGCTACCTCAAAACCGCTGAGGTCATCGACTACATCTGGGACTTCAGGGATGGCAATCAGCTGGTGACACACCGTGAAGTGACCGCGCACAGCTACAGCATGCTGGGGAACATGAGCGTGAAGCTGGTGGTGGAGGCGGCGTTCCCTGCGGAGTGTCCGCCGGCTGCTGCCACCTCGACCCCGGGGAGACCCGTGTCCACACGTCCTACAG AGGCTCCCACAACTCCAGGCAGTACTCATGCCGCTACTGTCAAGATGGAGACCACACAGG caCCACGCAGCACCAGCCGACCCTTGCCCTCCTCCGCTGCCCCCACCTCAACAGGGTTGTCCTCCACGGAGCCCCTCCCCCCGACTGCTGCCAGCACCACCCTGGAGTTCAACCCCACCACCCTGGCCTGGCGCAGCACCCGCCGCCTCAACGGCAACCAGTGTTACCGCTACGCCTACGGAGTCTTCATTGGTAACATCACCGTCGTTG AGCCCAAACACGCACTGAACAGCCAAATGAGTAATACCATCGTGGACGTGGTGGCTGCCAGAGTGACCAAAACTGACATCAGCTTCCTGGTGAAATGTCTGGGCAT CATCCCCACCTCGGCCTGCACCATCGTGTCAGACCCCACCTGCACTCGGGTGCGTAGCATCATGTGCGACGACGTGCCGCCATCGTCGGAGTGCGAGGTGCACCTGAGGCGAACGTTCCCGGAACCCGGCACCTACTGTGTCAACATCACCTTGGAGGACTCCAGCAGCCTGGCCCTCGCCAGCACCATCGTCACCATCAACAAGTCCCAGGATCCACATG CGTCCAAGACTAATCGCACTGCAGAGGTGGTGCTCTCATCGAGCGCTGTGCTGGTGGCTGTCTTTGCTCTCATTGCATATATAGTCTACAA GCGTCACAAGGTGTACCGACCCATTCATAGGTCACTGGTGGAAGACGCCAGCGGCCATGCTGGGGTCGGAGGTCACATGGTTCGCCTGAGGGAGACATTGTTCCCCCCCAGTGAGGAGAGCCGTCACCTGCTGACAGAGAGACGCCCTCTGTAG
- the gpnmb gene encoding protein QNR-71 isoform X2 — MEVLPFVFLLAGACFVYQADGRRTFSDMFPHKHDVAGKFPFPIPPIPGWDPDTSPWNDYLYPPLNPKPKGLMHGGAKPKVRLTSDSPALNGSSVSFTAKLEYPPCQKEDANGDLVWDDHCGDGTELEASANGQVRSGYVYNWTSWMDDYGFGKCTDKTKCNVFPDGKPFPQSNDWRHKGYVYVWHTMGQYYETCDGSSSSVTINTTDIPLGAEVMEVMVYRKRERRKYSPLTTDNTVFYVTDKIPVAVEISQKAAVNESKNVFFRGEDVLFKVQLHDPSGYLKTAEVIDYIWDFRDGNQLVTHREVTAHSYSMLGNMSVKLVVEAAFPAECPPAAATSTPGRPVSTRPTEAPTTPGSTHAATVKMETTQAPRSTSRPLPSSAAPTSTGLSSTEPLPPTAASTTLEFNPTTLAWRSTRRLNGNQCYRYAYGVFIGNITVVEPKHALNSQMSNTIVDVVAARVTKTDISFLVKCLGIIPTSACTIVSDPTCTRVRSIMCDDVPPSSECEVHLRRTFPEPGTYCVNITLEDSSSLALASTIVTINKSQDPHASKTNRTAEVVLSSSAVLVAVFALIAYIVYKRHKVYRPIHRSLVEDASGHAGVGGHMVRLRETLFPPSEESRHLLTERRPL, encoded by the exons atggaagTCCTGccgtttgtttttctcctggcTGGTGCCTGCTTTGTTTACCAGGCTGATGGACGCAGAA cgTTCAGCGACATGTTCCCCCACAAGCATGATGTAGCCGGAAAGTTTCCTTTTCCAATTCCACCAATCCCTGGCTGGGATCCTGACACCAGCCCATGGAACGATTACCTCTACCCACCACTGAACCCGAAGCCAAAGGGGCTCATGCACGGAGGAG ccaaacccAAGGTTCGTCTGACCAGCGACAGTCCAGCTCTAAACGGCTCTAGCGTCTCCTTCACTGCCAAGCTGGAGTATCCTCCGTGCCAGAAGGAAGACGCCAACGGGGACCTTGTGTGGGATGATCACTGCGGGGACGGTACGGAGCTGGAGGCCTCAG CTAATGGACAGGTTCGCTCTGGCTATGTGTACAACTGGACGTCCTGGATGGATGACTACGGCTTTGGAAAGTGTACCGACAAGACGAAATGCAACGTGTTCCCCGACGGGAAGCCCTTCCCTCAGAGCAACGACTGGAGACACAAGGGCTACGTCTACGTTTGGCACACAATGG GCCAATACTATGAGACGTGCGATGGCTCATCCTCCAGCGTGACCATCAACACCACCGACATCCCACTGGGGGCAGAGGTCATGGAGGTCATGGTGTACAGGAAACGTGAGCGCAGGAAGTACAGTCCCCTCACCACTGACAACACCGTCTTCTACGTCACAG ACAAGATCCCTGTGGCGGTCGAGATCTCCCAGAAGGCTGCGGTCAACGAGTCCAAGAACGTTTTCTTCCGCGGAGAAGACGTGCTCTTCAAGGTCCAGCTTCATGACCCCAGCGGCTACCTCAAAACCGCTGAGGTCATCGACTACATCTGGGACTTCAGGGATGGCAATCAGCTGGTGACACACCGTGAAGTGACCGCGCACAGCTACAGCATGCTGGGGAACATGAGCGTGAAGCTGGTGGTGGAGGCGGCGTTCCCTGCGGAGTGTCCGCCGGCTGCTGCCACCTCGACCCCGGGGAGACCCGTGTCCACACGTCCTACAG AGGCTCCCACAACTCCAGGCAGTACTCATGCCGCTACTGTCAAGATGGAGACCACACAGG caCCACGCAGCACCAGCCGACCCTTGCCCTCCTCCGCTGCCCCCACCTCAACAGGGTTGTCCTCCACGGAGCCCCTCCCCCCGACTGCTGCCAGCACCACCCTGGAGTTCAACCCCACCACCCTGGCCTGGCGCAGCACCCGCCGCCTCAACGGCAACCAGTGTTACCGCTACGCCTACGGAGTCTTCATTGGTAACATCACCGTCGTTG AGCCCAAACACGCACTGAACAGCCAAATGAGTAATACCATCGTGGACGTGGTGGCTGCCAGAGTGACCAAAACTGACATCAGCTTCCTGGTGAAATGTCTGGGCAT CATCCCCACCTCGGCCTGCACCATCGTGTCAGACCCCACCTGCACTCGGGTGCGTAGCATCATGTGCGACGACGTGCCGCCATCGTCGGAGTGCGAGGTGCACCTGAGGCGAACGTTCCCGGAACCCGGCACCTACTGTGTCAACATCACCTTGGAGGACTCCAGCAGCCTGGCCCTCGCCAGCACCATCGTCACCATCAACAAGTCCCAGGATCCACATG CGTCCAAGACTAATCGCACTGCAGAGGTGGTGCTCTCATCGAGCGCTGTGCTGGTGGCTGTCTTTGCTCTCATTGCATATATAGTCTACAA GCGTCACAAGGTGTACCGACCCATTCATAGGTCACTGGTGGAAGACGCCAGCGGCCATGCTGGGGTCGGAGGTCACATGGTTCGCCTGAGGGAGACATTGTTCCCCCCCAGTGAGGAGAGCCGTCACCTGCTGACAGAGAGACGCCCTCTGTAG